From the genome of Gemmatimonas phototrophica, one region includes:
- the kynU gene encoding kynureninase: MTQPSTESAVDHAVISSSSIAALDAADPLASYRDRFQLPEGVIYLDGNSLGALPRQTADRVQAVMQHEWGTGLIRSWNSADWIGAPQRVGGKIARLVGARPHEIVVADSTSVNLSKLIMAVLTARPDRTVVLSEPGNFPTDLYMVESALATLGGARQLQLAPRDTLAEQITDNTALVLLTHVHYKTADVYDMAAITAAAHAKGALVLWDLSHSVGAVPLALNDCGADLAVGCGYKFLNGGPGAPAFLFVAERHHATLVSPLGGWMGHARPFAFVDHYEPATGISRFLCGTPPILAVAALESGVDLHLEVDMQVVLQKSRALAQLFMDQVAVRCAPYGVSLVGPPPGAPRGSHVSFRHAEGYAIMQALIARGVIGDFRAPDIMRFGLTPLYLRFTDVVQAVDVLEDVLRTESWRAPEYQVRQAVT, encoded by the coding sequence ATGACACAGCCCAGCACGGAGTCTGCGGTGGACCACGCCGTCATTTCATCGTCCAGCATCGCCGCGCTCGACGCCGCCGATCCGCTAGCCTCGTACCGTGACCGTTTTCAGTTGCCGGAGGGGGTGATCTACCTCGACGGCAATTCCCTCGGCGCGCTCCCTCGGCAAACCGCCGACCGTGTTCAGGCGGTGATGCAGCACGAATGGGGGACCGGACTTATCCGGAGTTGGAACAGCGCCGACTGGATTGGTGCCCCGCAGCGGGTGGGCGGCAAAATCGCCCGCCTGGTGGGCGCTCGGCCCCATGAAATAGTGGTGGCCGACTCCACGTCGGTGAATCTGTCCAAGCTCATCATGGCGGTGCTCACGGCGCGTCCCGATCGCACGGTGGTGCTGTCGGAACCGGGCAACTTCCCCACTGATCTGTACATGGTGGAATCGGCGCTGGCCACCCTGGGTGGCGCCCGCCAGCTGCAGCTCGCACCGCGGGACACCCTTGCCGAGCAGATCACGGACAACACGGCACTCGTGCTGCTCACGCACGTGCACTACAAGACGGCGGACGTGTACGACATGGCGGCCATCACGGCGGCGGCGCACGCCAAGGGCGCACTGGTGTTGTGGGACCTCAGTCACTCGGTGGGGGCCGTGCCATTGGCCCTCAACGACTGCGGCGCCGATCTGGCCGTGGGGTGTGGCTACAAGTTTCTCAACGGAGGACCGGGAGCGCCGGCGTTCCTATTCGTCGCCGAACGCCACCACGCCACGCTGGTGTCGCCGTTGGGCGGCTGGATGGGGCACGCGCGTCCATTCGCTTTCGTGGATCACTACGAACCCGCGACCGGCATCTCGCGCTTTCTCTGTGGCACTCCGCCCATTCTGGCGGTCGCCGCCCTCGAGAGCGGAGTGGATCTGCACCTTGAAGTGGACATGCAGGTGGTGCTGCAAAAGTCCCGCGCCCTTGCCCAGCTGTTCATGGATCAGGTGGCGGTGCGCTGTGCCCCGTACGGCGTGTCGCTGGTGGGGCCACCACCGGGCGCGCCGCGCGGCAGTCATGTGTCATTCCGGCATGCCGAGGGGTACGCCATCATGCAGGCGCTCATTGCACGCGGGGTCATTGGTGATTTTCGGGCGCCGGACATCATGCGTTTCGGCTTGACGCCGCTGTATCTCCGGTTCACCGACGTGGTGCAGGCCGTGGATGTTCTCGAAGATGTGCTGCGCACCGAGTCGTGGCGTGCCCCGGAATATCAGGTTCGGCAGGCGGTCACCTAA
- a CDS encoding fumarate hydratase, translated as MTTITQSDFIQSIADALQHISYYHPLDYIHALGDAYEKEQSPAAKDAIAQILTNSRMCAEGHRPICQDTGSVVVFLKVGMNVRWDATLSIQEMVDEGVRRAYLLPENILRASIVADPAFSRKNTRDNTPAVVHVELVPGDTVDVKLGAKGGGSENKSKFAMLNPSDSIVDWVLKTVPLMGAGWCPPGMLGIGIGGSAEKAMLMAKESLMEHIDMAQLKLRGPQNKIEELRIELHDKINALGIGAQGLGGLSTVLDVKVWDYPTHAASKPIAMIPNCAATRHAHFVLDGSGVAQLPVPKLSDWPDVTWRPDVNAKRVDLDSLTPAIVATWKAGDRLLLNGKMLTGRDAAHKRIADLYASGEGLPAGVDFTNRVIYYVGPVDPVRDEAVGPAGPTTATRMDKFTEMMLARTGLIAMIGKAERGVAGLEAIRKHKAAYLMAVGGAAYLVSKAIRASKVVAFEDLGMEAIYEFTVEDMPVTVAVDSAGDNVHETGPALWQDNIRKGLPVLA; from the coding sequence ATGACCACCATCACCCAATCCGACTTCATTCAGTCCATCGCGGACGCCCTCCAGCACATTTCGTATTACCACCCGCTGGATTACATCCACGCGCTGGGAGACGCGTACGAGAAGGAACAGTCGCCCGCTGCCAAGGATGCGATTGCCCAGATCCTCACCAACTCGCGCATGTGCGCCGAGGGGCATCGCCCGATCTGCCAGGATACCGGCAGTGTGGTGGTGTTCCTGAAGGTCGGGATGAACGTGCGCTGGGACGCAACGCTCTCCATTCAGGAGATGGTCGACGAAGGGGTGCGCCGTGCGTATCTGTTGCCGGAGAACATCCTGCGGGCATCGATCGTGGCGGACCCGGCGTTCTCACGCAAGAATACGCGCGACAACACGCCGGCGGTGGTGCACGTGGAGTTGGTGCCGGGTGACACGGTGGACGTGAAGCTGGGCGCCAAAGGCGGCGGCTCGGAGAACAAGTCCAAATTTGCGATGCTCAATCCGAGCGACAGCATCGTGGACTGGGTGCTCAAGACCGTCCCCCTCATGGGCGCCGGCTGGTGCCCGCCGGGTATGCTGGGCATCGGGATTGGCGGCAGCGCCGAGAAGGCGATGCTCATGGCGAAGGAATCGCTCATGGAGCACATCGACATGGCGCAGCTCAAATTGCGCGGCCCGCAGAACAAGATAGAGGAACTGCGTATCGAACTGCACGACAAGATCAACGCCCTGGGCATCGGCGCGCAGGGGCTTGGTGGGTTGTCCACCGTGCTCGACGTGAAGGTCTGGGACTATCCCACGCATGCGGCCTCGAAGCCCATTGCGATGATCCCCAACTGCGCGGCCACTCGGCACGCGCATTTTGTGCTGGATGGCAGTGGGGTAGCGCAGTTGCCGGTTCCGAAGCTGAGCGACTGGCCGGATGTCACATGGCGTCCGGACGTGAACGCCAAGCGCGTGGATCTCGATTCGCTCACGCCGGCCATTGTGGCTACCTGGAAGGCGGGCGATCGGCTGTTGCTCAACGGCAAGATGTTGACGGGCCGCGATGCGGCGCATAAGCGCATCGCGGATTTGTATGCAAGCGGTGAGGGGCTGCCGGCCGGGGTGGATTTCACCAACCGGGTGATCTACTACGTGGGGCCGGTTGATCCGGTGCGTGATGAAGCCGTGGGCCCTGCTGGCCCAACGACGGCGACGCGCATGGACAAGTTCACCGAGATGATGCTGGCCAGGACCGGTCTGATTGCGATGATCGGCAAGGCCGAGCGCGGTGTGGCAGGGCTGGAAGCCATCCGCAAGCACAAGGCGGCGTATCTCATGGCGGTGGGCGGCGCGGCGTATCTCGTGTCCAAGGCCATTCGTGCGTCCAAGGTGGTGGCATTCGAAGACCTTGGCATGGAGGCCATCTACGAGTTCACGGTCGAGGACATGCCGGTCACGGTGGCTGTGGACTCCGCCGGCGACAACGTGCACGAAACCGGTCCAGCGCTGTGGCAGGACAACATCCGGAAGGGCCTGCCAGTGTTGGCGTGA
- a CDS encoding M20 family metallopeptidase, whose amino-acid sequence MITRFAVAVVALCVAMPLAGQQAPQYPTSWDPKLMERPDIKSAMALIEKNFPQQVEEWVRITEMPGKSGLEQARGAFVKAEFEKQGLKPTVDSIGNIIAVRKGTGGGPTIAIMAHMDVVFPNETNKKVRRAGDTLFAPGVGDNTASVANMLATLRTMNATKFSSKGDIIFIGTTQEEVGLKGAEYWLRTNPRPDLLIVPDGSYGSVAYGALGIYWTKYVFTGPGAHTLASRGRPSPVKALAEAIERLYKLEFPALPNGAVMNIGQVHGGNIFNAVPQELYFTVDLRSSDPVLLDSLDRTITRVTKEVADEFKVGLRVEVEQKNQAGGTEKQLEGARAHPLVQTAVDINRALGMSAGMPGAQEAVATGATDANPGVVRKIPSIAIGGSKASGAHQLTEYAIASSALPSTKLLYLLTATFADGVKVVLPAKIVP is encoded by the coding sequence ATGATCACTCGTTTTGCTGTCGCGGTGGTTGCCTTGTGTGTGGCGATGCCACTCGCAGGACAGCAGGCCCCGCAGTATCCCACCAGCTGGGACCCCAAGCTGATGGAGCGTCCCGACATCAAGTCGGCGATGGCGCTCATTGAGAAGAACTTTCCGCAGCAGGTGGAAGAGTGGGTACGCATCACGGAGATGCCCGGGAAATCGGGGCTGGAACAGGCGCGTGGGGCCTTCGTGAAGGCGGAGTTTGAAAAGCAGGGACTCAAGCCCACGGTAGATTCGATCGGCAACATCATTGCGGTACGCAAGGGAACAGGCGGCGGACCGACCATTGCCATCATGGCGCACATGGACGTGGTGTTCCCCAACGAAACGAACAAGAAAGTGCGCCGCGCTGGCGACACCCTTTTTGCGCCGGGCGTTGGCGATAACACGGCCTCGGTGGCGAACATGCTCGCCACCCTGCGGACGATGAACGCCACGAAGTTCTCCAGCAAAGGCGACATCATTTTCATTGGCACCACGCAGGAAGAAGTGGGCCTCAAGGGCGCTGAATACTGGCTGCGCACCAATCCCCGCCCGGACCTGCTGATCGTTCCGGATGGTTCGTACGGCAGCGTCGCGTATGGCGCGCTGGGTATCTACTGGACGAAGTACGTGTTCACCGGCCCCGGCGCCCACACGCTGGCATCGCGCGGCCGCCCTTCTCCGGTCAAGGCACTCGCCGAGGCCATTGAGCGTCTGTACAAGCTCGAGTTCCCCGCCCTGCCCAATGGAGCGGTCATGAACATTGGCCAGGTGCACGGCGGCAACATCTTCAACGCCGTACCGCAGGAACTGTACTTCACCGTCGACCTGCGCAGCAGCGACCCGGTGCTGCTCGACTCCCTTGATCGCACCATTACGCGAGTCACCAAGGAAGTGGCGGACGAATTCAAGGTGGGATTACGCGTGGAAGTGGAGCAGAAGAACCAGGCAGGCGGCACGGAGAAACAGCTGGAAGGTGCCCGCGCTCACCCGCTGGTGCAGACGGCCGTGGATATCAATCGTGCCTTGGGCATGAGTGCCGGGATGCCGGGGGCGCAGGAAGCCGTCGCCACCGGTGCCACCGATGCGAACCCCGGCGTGGTCCGCAAGATTCCCAGCATCGCCATTGGTGGGTCCAAGGCGAGCGGGGCCCATCAGCTGACCGAATACGCCATCGCCTCAAGCGCTCTGCCCAGCACGAAGCTGCTGTATCTGCTGACGGCGACCTTTGCCGATGGCGTAAAAGTCGTGCTACCGGCCAAGATCGTCCCGTAA
- a CDS encoding HTTM domain-containing protein has product MMLLAEMPPALVSATWPAVVRIMQALAAVACCTIALEQEALWRRGLMHAVWRADLLAPWWGWRRPLLQSAALLQLPRLQGLLAVTLLFVATRPDRSTLGGSLSAAALAMTLWLTAVRFRGTVNGGSDGMLFTVLVGLAVATAPMASPRLAQGAVLFVAAQLLLSYFRAGLVKARQPSWWTGEALRSFLAIPAYGVPTWVPQAPALLRVVSVMVILFELAAPLALFNTTTCLIYSAVAWCFHLTTALIFGLNRFLLVWSAALPSVWFAVHLVQS; this is encoded by the coding sequence ATGATGCTGCTGGCCGAAATGCCGCCGGCGTTGGTGTCTGCGACTTGGCCAGCGGTGGTTCGCATCATGCAAGCGCTGGCGGCCGTGGCGTGCTGTACGATTGCGCTTGAGCAGGAGGCGCTGTGGCGGCGCGGCCTGATGCACGCTGTATGGCGAGCCGACCTGCTGGCGCCCTGGTGGGGGTGGCGGCGCCCACTCCTGCAATCGGCGGCGCTCCTTCAGTTGCCGCGCCTGCAGGGACTGCTGGCTGTCACGTTGTTATTCGTCGCCACGCGGCCTGATCGATCGACGCTTGGCGGTTCGCTCTCAGCGGCGGCGCTCGCGATGACTCTCTGGCTCACCGCGGTTCGTTTTCGCGGCACGGTGAACGGCGGGAGCGACGGCATGTTGTTTACGGTGCTCGTGGGTCTCGCCGTGGCCACGGCTCCCATGGCCTCCCCGCGGCTGGCGCAGGGCGCCGTGCTGTTCGTCGCGGCTCAGCTGCTCTTGTCCTATTTTCGCGCCGGGCTGGTGAAAGCCAGGCAGCCCAGCTGGTGGACAGGCGAGGCCTTACGGAGCTTTCTGGCCATCCCGGCGTACGGTGTGCCTACGTGGGTGCCGCAGGCTCCGGCGCTGTTGCGCGTGGTGTCGGTGATGGTAATCCTCTTTGAACTGGCGGCCCCCCTCGCGTTGTTCAACACCACGACCTGCCTGATATACAGCGCGGTGGCCTGGTGTTTTCACCTGACCACCGCGTTGATCTTCGGGCTCAATCGGTTTCTGCTGGTGTGGAGCGCGGCGCTCCCGTCAGTCTGGTTCGCCGTGCATCTGGTGCAGTCGTAG
- a CDS encoding glycosyltransferase gives MSPRPVFHDPSGKRSKSLRSVLVAISAIGALLVGSVAIGVLNPPVVDPLPMAIGSAVVRASRTQAAPAPACPAQGCPAMARPRHQAAPVGDPIIAGFAVQWDAASRASVKRYGNRLDWIIIEGAFLGRGKRNEITVTLDEDLLDDARKHEADIHLMLTNFGASGFDSSLVMSVVGTAAARQRAVRQLVDVVKEHGLQGVTVDFELVPAAAHPQVLAFITDLRAALRPLQAVVSAALPVSADDHYPLAQYGDALDYVIPMLYDEHAGVNTPGPVASASWFADRLDVVLDAIPAHKLLVGLGQYGYHWRSDRPEAATVSVGEAMALGRAAKGGPWFDGRTRNPNATWRDAQGITHSVWYLDATTTWNQLRAARATGVAGMALWRLGGEDVTLWRVLGREGLEGHLDSLRALPNDGVSVIVGEGEILAVEGHEGIGLRSVAVDSAGYVEGQSLEKPAGGYLVSRGGSAVNRVALTFDDGPDPTFTAPILDTLASRHAVASFFVVGRQVQHLPDLTRRIVAEGHEIGNHSWSHPDFATLSAPAVRMELAATGRAIEAVTGHRPLLFRPPYIGDARPATDERLRPMAIANELGYRVAALEIDTKDWFESDPQKIIANALSALERKNGRIILLHDAGGDRASTIAALGPLIDSLRARGFELTTVAGLLNVTPQAGTPSAPRDEAPQRALNLAAINVANIGEALLVGTFLLALVLGVLRLVAIGSLAGLQRFVPRFARPRYGRRAEDAEFLPLVSVVIPAYNEGRVIGRTVRSVLQQVYPQFEIIVVDDGSSDDTTAAAQLATDDPRVRVIRKPNGGKAAALNHGMTVATGEIIVVIDADTLLAPDAIRHLVRPLADRRVGAVAGNAKVGNRVNLVTRWQAVEYVTSQNLDRRAFVMLNCITVVPGAIGAWRRAAVLDAGGFRTDTLAEDQDLTLTLLRRGHRVALADQAVALTEAPETFEALLKQRFRWSFGTLQCAWKHRAALGRRRSGALGLVGLPNIWLFQLLFPLLAPAADVALLATLARFLVESPVLGAHAAWAHAEPVALLYLFFLAVDTVTALIGVAFEPGEKLSQALLVPLQRVAYRQVLYVALLKAMRAALKGWAPGWGKLERTGRVQAT, from the coding sequence GTGTCTCCTCGTCCAGTTTTCCACGATCCGTCAGGAAAGCGGAGCAAATCGCTCCGTTCGGTACTCGTTGCCATCAGTGCCATTGGCGCGCTGCTGGTCGGGTCTGTTGCCATTGGCGTCCTCAATCCACCGGTGGTGGATCCGCTGCCTATGGCCATCGGGTCCGCCGTGGTGCGGGCGAGCCGAACGCAGGCGGCGCCCGCACCGGCGTGCCCTGCGCAGGGCTGTCCGGCCATGGCGCGCCCGCGGCATCAGGCGGCGCCGGTCGGTGACCCCATTATTGCCGGCTTTGCCGTGCAGTGGGATGCTGCCAGTCGGGCCTCGGTAAAACGCTACGGCAACCGACTGGACTGGATCATCATCGAAGGCGCGTTCCTGGGCCGAGGCAAGCGCAACGAGATCACCGTCACGCTCGACGAAGATCTCCTGGACGATGCGCGAAAGCATGAGGCGGATATTCACCTCATGCTGACCAACTTCGGCGCCTCGGGGTTTGACTCTTCCCTTGTCATGTCGGTGGTTGGCACCGCGGCGGCGCGTCAGCGCGCGGTGCGGCAGCTCGTGGATGTGGTGAAGGAGCATGGATTGCAGGGAGTCACCGTAGACTTTGAATTGGTCCCGGCCGCAGCGCATCCGCAGGTACTGGCGTTCATCACCGACCTCCGCGCTGCTCTCCGGCCGCTGCAAGCGGTGGTCTCGGCCGCACTGCCTGTCAGCGCCGACGATCACTATCCGTTGGCGCAGTACGGCGACGCGCTCGATTACGTCATTCCGATGCTGTACGACGAGCATGCCGGCGTGAATACCCCAGGGCCCGTGGCCAGCGCGTCGTGGTTTGCCGACCGACTCGATGTTGTGCTCGACGCCATCCCGGCGCACAAGCTGCTGGTGGGGCTGGGCCAGTATGGCTACCACTGGCGGAGCGACCGCCCGGAGGCGGCCACGGTGAGTGTGGGCGAAGCCATGGCGCTGGGGCGAGCGGCAAAGGGAGGCCCGTGGTTTGATGGACGCACCCGGAATCCGAATGCCACCTGGCGCGATGCTCAGGGGATTACCCACAGCGTGTGGTATCTCGATGCCACCACCACGTGGAATCAGCTGCGGGCTGCCCGTGCTACGGGCGTGGCCGGTATGGCGCTCTGGCGACTGGGTGGGGAAGATGTCACGCTCTGGCGTGTGCTGGGCCGCGAAGGGTTGGAGGGGCACCTCGACTCCTTGCGCGCGCTCCCCAATGACGGCGTCTCGGTGATTGTTGGCGAGGGCGAGATCCTCGCCGTGGAAGGTCACGAAGGCATTGGACTGCGCAGCGTCGCGGTCGATTCCGCCGGGTATGTGGAAGGACAGTCACTGGAGAAGCCAGCCGGGGGCTATCTGGTATCGCGAGGAGGCAGTGCGGTCAACCGGGTCGCGCTCACCTTTGATGATGGGCCTGATCCCACCTTCACCGCCCCCATCCTCGACACGCTGGCGTCGCGACACGCCGTGGCGAGTTTCTTCGTGGTGGGTCGTCAGGTGCAACACTTGCCTGACCTCACGCGTCGCATCGTGGCAGAAGGCCATGAGATCGGGAATCACTCGTGGAGTCATCCGGATTTCGCCACCCTGAGCGCGCCAGCGGTGCGCATGGAGCTCGCCGCCACCGGTCGGGCCATTGAGGCCGTCACCGGCCATCGGCCCTTGCTCTTCCGGCCCCCGTACATTGGCGATGCGCGTCCCGCTACTGATGAACGGCTGCGCCCCATGGCAATCGCCAATGAGCTGGGCTATCGCGTGGCTGCACTGGAGATCGATACCAAGGACTGGTTCGAAAGTGACCCGCAGAAGATCATCGCGAATGCACTATCGGCGCTGGAGCGCAAAAACGGACGCATCATCCTGCTGCACGACGCGGGTGGCGATCGTGCCTCCACCATTGCGGCACTCGGCCCGCTCATTGACTCCCTGCGCGCACGGGGCTTCGAACTCACCACCGTTGCGGGGCTGCTGAACGTGACTCCGCAAGCGGGGACCCCCAGTGCTCCGCGTGATGAAGCGCCACAGCGTGCGCTCAATCTGGCCGCCATCAATGTCGCCAATATTGGCGAAGCGCTGCTGGTCGGTACGTTTCTGCTCGCGCTGGTGCTCGGCGTGCTGCGCCTGGTGGCGATTGGCAGCCTCGCCGGGCTGCAGCGCTTCGTGCCGCGTTTCGCGCGGCCGCGATACGGACGGCGCGCCGAAGACGCCGAGTTCCTGCCGTTGGTGTCCGTGGTGATTCCCGCGTACAACGAAGGGCGGGTCATTGGGCGCACCGTGCGGTCGGTACTACAGCAGGTGTATCCGCAGTTCGAGATCATCGTGGTGGATGATGGCTCCAGCGACGATACGACGGCGGCCGCGCAACTGGCGACGGATGATCCGCGGGTACGCGTCATCCGAAAGCCGAACGGCGGGAAAGCCGCCGCGCTCAACCACGGCATGACCGTCGCTACCGGCGAGATCATCGTGGTGATTGATGCCGATACGCTGTTGGCCCCTGACGCCATACGCCATCTCGTCCGCCCGCTCGCCGATCGTCGGGTGGGTGCCGTGGCGGGCAATGCCAAGGTTGGCAATCGTGTCAATCTCGTGACGCGGTGGCAGGCCGTGGAGTATGTCACGAGCCAAAACCTCGACCGCCGGGCGTTCGTGATGCTCAATTGCATTACCGTGGTGCCTGGCGCCATCGGTGCGTGGCGGCGCGCCGCGGTGCTGGACGCGGGCGGATTTCGTACCGACACGCTGGCCGAAGATCAGGACCTCACGCTGACACTGCTGCGGCGCGGCCATCGCGTGGCGCTGGCCGATCAGGCAGTGGCACTGACCGAGGCGCCGGAAACGTTTGAAGCGCTGCTCAAGCAGCGATTCCGCTGGAGCTTTGGCACGCTGCAGTGCGCGTGGAAGCATCGCGCGGCGTTGGGGCGTCGTCGCTCGGGTGCGCTGGGTCTCGTGGGGCTCCCCAACATCTGGCTCTTTCAGTTGCTGTTTCCGTTGCTGGCACCGGCGGCCGACGTGGCCTTGCTGGCCACGCTGGCACGATTCCTCGTGGAGAGCCCCGTGCTGGGCGCACATGCCGCGTGGGCGCATGCGGAGCCGGTCGCGCTCCTGTATCTGTTCTTCCTCGCGGTGGACACCGTCACGGCGCTGATTGGCGTGGCCTTCGAGCCGGGCGAAAAACTTTCGCAGGCCCTGTTGGTACCGCTGCAGCGCGTTGCGTATCGCCAGGTGCTCTATGTGGCCTTGCTGAAAGCCATGCGTGCGGCGCTCAAGGGATGGGCACCGGGCTGGGGCAAGCTGGAGCGGACCGGGCGCGTGCAGGCCACCTGA
- a CDS encoding GMC oxidoreductase, which produces MHTDARTLPNGHLLQGDLCIVGAGAAGIALAQEFIGRSERVILLEGGGFDLEGPVQALYKGEIVGRPYYPLEAARLHYFGGTTGHWGGYCAPLDPIDFEVRSWVPHSGWPITRSDLDPYYARAHPLLDLGPFAYDVPFWQARNPQREPLPLDRAVLQEKLWQFSAPTRFGSKFRQTLISAPNVHLYTHANVVQVNANDDATAVTSVTVRQFDGRELTVQAGRFVLACSTMQNVRLLLASNSRLSAGLGNQHDQVGRCFMEHLEMPGGSAILTRPQSMYLYTYDFGVTPVRAELRLSDTVQRSSQVLNATVAIEAPPTEGEARSTFESMPPEDVELFRQETRDSLTASMRGEARRYDANSVRQQPLFSLYTRQEQAPNPNSRVTLSTERDALGVPRVRLNWQLTRLDKQTMRNLYTTLGREFGRCGIGRVQIRDWLLADDDTWPTLVSGGWHDMGATRMHRDPKQGVVDATCRVHGLGNLYLAGAGVFTTAGSANPTLTIVALALRLGDHLKRHTA; this is translated from the coding sequence ATGCATACCGATGCCCGAACCCTACCCAACGGCCACCTGCTGCAGGGAGATCTCTGCATCGTAGGTGCCGGCGCGGCGGGCATTGCCCTCGCCCAGGAGTTCATCGGCCGATCGGAACGGGTCATCCTGCTCGAAGGCGGCGGTTTCGATCTCGAGGGGCCAGTCCAGGCACTGTATAAGGGCGAAATTGTGGGCCGTCCCTACTACCCGCTGGAGGCGGCACGGCTGCACTACTTCGGTGGCACCACCGGGCATTGGGGCGGCTACTGTGCGCCACTCGACCCCATCGACTTTGAGGTGCGCTCGTGGGTTCCCCACAGCGGGTGGCCCATTACCCGGTCCGACCTCGACCCGTACTACGCGCGGGCACATCCGCTGCTCGATCTCGGGCCATTTGCCTACGACGTACCATTCTGGCAGGCCCGCAATCCGCAACGTGAGCCGCTGCCGTTGGACCGCGCGGTGCTGCAGGAAAAACTCTGGCAGTTCAGTGCGCCCACGCGCTTCGGCAGCAAGTTTCGCCAAACGCTGATTTCGGCGCCCAACGTACATCTGTACACACATGCCAACGTGGTGCAGGTCAATGCCAACGACGACGCCACGGCTGTGACGTCGGTGACCGTCCGGCAGTTTGACGGGCGTGAACTCACGGTCCAGGCGGGGCGCTTCGTGCTGGCGTGCAGCACGATGCAGAATGTGCGTCTGCTGCTCGCCTCCAACTCGCGCCTATCGGCCGGCCTGGGCAATCAGCACGATCAGGTGGGACGGTGTTTCATGGAGCATCTTGAGATGCCCGGCGGCAGCGCCATCCTGACCCGTCCGCAATCCATGTATCTGTACACGTATGATTTTGGCGTGACACCGGTGCGAGCCGAATTGCGGTTGTCCGATACGGTCCAGCGCAGCTCGCAGGTCCTCAACGCCACGGTGGCCATCGAAGCGCCGCCCACCGAGGGGGAAGCCCGCAGCACCTTTGAATCCATGCCTCCAGAAGACGTTGAACTGTTCCGTCAGGAAACGCGTGACAGCCTCACCGCCTCCATGCGCGGCGAGGCACGCCGTTATGATGCGAACAGTGTTCGGCAACAGCCGCTGTTTTCGCTCTATACTCGACAGGAACAAGCGCCCAATCCGAACTCCCGGGTGACCCTGAGTACAGAGCGTGACGCGCTAGGCGTTCCGCGGGTACGCTTAAACTGGCAGCTCACCCGTCTCGACAAGCAGACCATGCGGAACTTGTACACGACGCTGGGTCGTGAATTTGGCCGCTGTGGCATTGGACGTGTGCAGATACGTGATTGGTTGCTGGCGGACGACGATACGTGGCCCACGCTGGTGAGTGGCGGATGGCATGATATGGGCGCCACGCGTATGCACCGGGATCCCAAACAGGGTGTCGTGGACGCCACGTGCCGCGTGCATGGACTCGGCAATCTGTATCTCGCCGGCGCCGGGGTGTTCACCACGGCCGGCTCGGCGAACCCCACCTTGACCATTGTGGCGCTCGCGCTGCGCCTGGGCGATCACCTCAAGCGCCACACGGCATGA
- a CDS encoding MOSC domain-containing protein, translated as MTTLLSVNVGTLAALHHDTPRKRTGIFKQPVTFPVEVTPLGLLGDRVGNLTHHGGPDQAVYLYSAEDYAWWAAQGITPTSAGSFGENLTLDAWWPNVRAGDQLTVGDVTLELTAPRIPCGTLATRMGDPQFVKRFRHAERCGAYARVLRRGTVQGGLSVTVERAPSDFPTIVELFRYWYDRPHDRAALTHALRTPIGARLRATFVEWVNSSSA; from the coding sequence ATGACCACCCTGCTGTCGGTGAATGTGGGGACGCTGGCGGCACTGCATCACGATACGCCACGCAAGCGGACCGGCATCTTCAAACAGCCGGTCACGTTTCCGGTGGAGGTCACGCCGCTGGGACTTCTGGGAGATCGCGTAGGAAATCTCACGCACCACGGCGGCCCTGATCAGGCGGTGTATCTCTACAGTGCCGAGGATTATGCGTGGTGGGCCGCTCAAGGGATCACACCGACCAGCGCCGGCAGCTTTGGAGAGAACCTGACCCTTGATGCGTGGTGGCCCAACGTGCGCGCGGGAGATCAGCTCACCGTCGGCGATGTTACGCTGGAGCTCACGGCCCCTCGTATTCCATGTGGCACGCTGGCTACGCGCATGGGCGACCCGCAGTTCGTGAAGCGCTTCCGGCATGCCGAGCGGTGCGGCGCGTACGCGCGGGTCCTCCGGCGCGGCACGGTACAGGGCGGCCTTTCCGTTACCGTGGAGCGGGCCCCCTCAGACTTTCCCACCATCGTCGAGCTGTTTCGGTACTGGTACGATCGCCCACACGACCGTGCTGCTTTGACGCACGCATTGCGGACACCCATTGGGGCGCGACTGCGCGCCACTTTTGTGGAGTGGGTCAACAGCTCATCCGCCTGA